The nucleotide window CGGCCTGGTTTCGTACGCCACAATCGCCGAGGTGCCCGAAGAGGTGCAGTTGGCCATCATCGCCGTTCCCTATGAGCAGGTTCTCAAAGTAGTGCAGGAATGCGCTGATGCCGGCGTCAAGGGCCTCATCGTTGCCACCGGCGGATTTGCCGATGACCGTGTTGAGGGACTGTCCCGCCAGCGGGAGCTGGTCCGCAACGCCCGCGCCAACGGCATGCGGGTGATCGGACCGGCCTCGTTGGGCATCATCAACACCGATCCAAAAGTGTCGCTCAACGCTTCGATGGCGCCGAAACTGCCGAAGCTCGGGCCGTTGGGACTTTTCAGCCAGTCCGCAGCGATCGGCGTGATGCTTTATGCAGCAGCTGCAAGGCGCGGGCTAGGACTATCTTCCACACTTTCGGCCGGGAACCGGGCAGACGTTTCCGGGAACGACGTTATGCAGTACTGGGAGGATGATCCGGCGACCAGCGCCGTCGGCTTGTACCTCGAGTCCTTCGGCAACCCCAGAAAGTTCTCGCGCATCGCCCGGCGGCTCTCCCGGAGCAAACCGGTCATTGTGGCGAAATCAGACCTCATGGGCCTGCAACTGCCGCCGGGGCACCATGTGCGGACCACGCAGGCTCCCCAGGGCGCTCTGGACGCGATGCTGCGCCAGTCCGGAGTCATCCGGGTCGGCACCAATGAAGAACTGATGGACATCGCCCAGATACTCGTGAGCCAGGCGCAGCCACAAGGGCCCGGACTGGCAGTTTTCAGTAATTCGCTGGCACTGGGCAAGGTAGTGGCGGACGCGGCTGCCACTCACGAACTGAAGGTCGCCCGCCTGGAAACGGACTTGGACCTGAACACCGGCCAGTCTGTCGCCTTGGATCTGCTGCGCACGAAGCTGATGGAGGCACTGCGCTCACCCGACGTGCATTCCGCCGTCGTTACTCTTCTGCCCGCCGTCGGACTGGGTACCGATGATGTGGCAAGAGCTCTGCAGGAATGCTCGGCGGAAGCGGGCAAACCGGTGATCGCGGCCTTTACCGGGATTCTTGATCCGGCGGTGCGGGTTGAAGGCCTGCTCGCCGCCGATACCGCCGGTCAAGCCGGTGCGCGTCAGCCTGCCGTCCCCAGCTACTCAAGTCCCGGTGCCGCAATCGCTGCGCTGTCGGCGGTAGTCCGTTACACCGAGTGGCTGGCCAAGGACCAAGGCGAAGTTGTCGAGCCCACCGGGCTGCGCCGTGACGAGGCTGCCGCGCTGATTGACGGCCTCATCGAAGGTGTCTCCGGGGCGCGGCTTGTCAGCACGACGACGGAGCAAGCTGGCGAACTGCTCGCGTGCTACGGGATTTCAGTGCTGCCGGCGGCTGGTTTCACGACGACGGAGGAAGCGGTAGCTGCTGCCGACTCTTTAGGCTGGCCGGTGGCGCTGAAAGCCACTGATGAGCGGCTGCGCCAGCGGCTGGACCTGGGTGGCGTGCGGCTCAATATCGTGAATGCCGAGTCACTCCGCCAAAACATTGAACACATGCGCCAAACTCTCAAGCCGTTTGGGGATATCGGACTGGAGATCCAGGCAATGGCGCCATCCGGCCAGTCCTGCACGGTGCGAGCGATCGAAGATCCGCTGCTGGGGCCGGTCGTGTCCTTCGGGCTGGCAGGTGACGCAGTGAACCTGCTGGGGGACTGGTCCCACCGCATCCCGCCCCTGACTTCGGTGGACGTGGCTGACCTGGTGCGCGGTCCACGCGCGGCCACAAAGCTGTACGGATACCAGGGCCTGCCGGCGGTGGACGTCGCCTCGCTCGAAGACCTCATCAACCGTGTGGCCCTGATGAAGGACGACCATCCGGAAATCGCTTTGCTCGAATTCAACCCCGTCCTGGTGTCGCCGCAGGGTCTGACGGTGCTCAGCGCGGACCTGCGGTTGGCCAACCACGCCCAGCGGACGGACAGTGCGCGCCGCGCGATGCGGGACTGAGAGGGCGCGCAGTTCGCTTTAGCTGACCGGCTGCGCAAAAATGGACTCATGAGCCATTCTTCAACCACCGAACGACGCAGCCTCGACGAGGACCTGAACAGGGCAGGTTTTTACCCCGTTATGGTGGCCGATGTGGTTCATGACGCTCTCGATGAGCGCGAGCCGCTGTCCCACGTGGTGCACTTGGAAACCCATTTTGACCGCAACGAAGTGCACCGCCACATCACCGTCCTTGTACTGACCGAGGACATGCTGGTGATCACCCATGTCGACGACCAGCAGCTCGACGATGCCGGGCAGCAGATGGTTGCCCAGATCTCCACGGAATCGGTTCCGGTCAGCCAGATCCGTTCCGTCGTGCTCAGCTACATCTACGCCCAGCCCCAGGACTACAAGCCATCGGATCAGGCCCGGGAGCTCACGCTGGCTATCGCGTGGTCCGGCGGGCAGCGCCTGGATATGGGACCGGCAGGATGCGCCGATCCGCAGTGCGACGCGGATCACGGCTACACCGGCAACATTGTGCAGGAAGACATTGTCCTGCGGGTCAGCGCCGAAGCGGACGGGGCGCAGGCCGTCCAGAATGCCAAGAGCTTTGCCCGCGCGCTGCGGAAGGTCAATACCTCCACCCCGGTCCCGGTCCGGACCGCGGAAACGGTGCAGCCGCGTCAACGCCTGGGGACCAGGCTGGCCCGCGGACACCACCAGCGCTAGCATGCCGTTGCATCACGAACCGCTGCCCCCGGCACCCGGCTTCGGCCGGGACACCATCGCCGATGTCTTCAGCAGCGCGGCAGCAGCCCTTGACGTACCGGGTTTTGAAAATGTCCTGGGTCTGCCCGGCGCCAGTCGCATCTGTGTAGTCATGGTGGACGGGCTGGGAAAGGCCCTGCTCAACCAGCGCGGCGGGCATGCCCCGTTCCTGCGTAAATGCCTTGAAAACTCGCGCACGCTGCGCAGCGCCTTCCCGTCAACGACGGCGTCGTCGCTCGCCAGTTTAGGGACCGGACTCGAGCCCGGCCTGCACGGCATGGTCGGCTACGACGTGCTGGATCCGGCGCAGGACAAAGTGGTCAACCAGCTGGGTGGCTGGGACGCGGAAGTGGATCCGCGCAAGTGGCAGCCGCATGCCACCGTCTTCGAACGCGCTGCGGAGCACGTGTCCGTTACCACCGTCAGCCTGCCAAAGTTTGCTAACTCCGGCATGACGCAGGCGGCACTGCGCGGCGGAACCTTCATCCCGGCGACCTCGGGTCATGCACGGACCCAGGCCACCGTCGAGGCTCTGTCCGGCCAGGACCGGGCGCTGGTCTATCTGTATTTCAACGAGCTGGACAAGGCGGGGCACCGCTACGGCAGTTCGTCGGCGGAGTGGGGCAATGCCCTGGAGGAGATGGATTCGGACATGCGCCGGCTGGCCGGCCAGTTGCCTCCCGATACGCTGCTCCTGCTGACTGCGGACCACGGCATGCTGGACGTCTCCCGTGAACACCGGTACGACTATTCCCTGCAGCCGGAACTGGTCGAGGGGGTCCGCCACACGGGCGGTGAACCGCGGCTGGTGCATTTGTATCTAGAGCCCGACGCCGGTGCGCGGCAACGTGACAAGCTCACCAAAGCATGGCGTGAGTCGTTCGGCAAGCATGCCTGGATTCTTGATCGGGACGAAGCTGTCGCACACGGACTTTTCGGCCGCGTGGATGCTTCTGTTCTGCCTCGGATCGGGGATCTGATGATCGCGGCCCGGGAACCGATCGCCCTGTACGATACGCGCCGGGTGGCGGAGCGTGCCATGGACGTGGTGGGCCAGCATGGGTCATTGACCCGCGCCGAACGCGAAGTGCCGTTGCTGACGCTGGGCTCAACGGTCCGTTCACTCGGCAAAAAGAACACCGCCAAGGGAAAGTAACAGCAGACGGTCCTGATGGGCTCAGGCCGCCTGCTGTTCCGGGAATGCCGGAGCGGCCGCCCGGATTATTCGTGCTTGGTGCCGAAAACGATCTCGTCCCAGCTGGGAACGCTGGAGCGCTTCGGTTTCATCGACCGCTTGCGCTGCTGCTCTTCGGCCGCGGCCGCATCCGCCGACGCCCCCGCTTCCGCAGGTTCTGCCGGCTCCGCGCTTTGGTCCTGATCGGCAGATGCATGTTCGGAGGCAGCGTCCGATGCCCCAGCCTCGCTGTCTTCCGGCAAGGGAGCACCAGAGACCGTTATTTCCCTAGTCTCCATGCTCACACCCTGATGAAGATCGAGCGAAGAATCGGCTCCGTGGCCAGATGAGGCGAGGCTCAGCGTGAACGGACTGCTCGGCCGCCCGCCGTTGCCGTCTGCATCCGTATCATCCCCGGCCAGGATCCCCTCACGCGGATGGGCGGCGGGGATGCCGCCTTGGGTGAGCAGGAGTGCCAGGGCGTCGTCGGCCTCTTCGTCAACACCGAGCCGCTGGCCACGGCGGGACCGAAGCACTTCCAGCAGGTTATCCGAATCCGTGGTGTCTTCGTCCCCTGTGGCCGAGTCAGTTTCGGGATCAGCTTCGGTGTCTGCCTCGAAGTCGAAGACCCGGTCAGCCACGGCCGTGAGGCGGCGCGCCGGGACAGGGCCGTCCAAAGGCTCAAGTTCGCTGAGTTGCTGCGCCCAGCGGTTGCTGTTCTGCACAGTTTTGCTGGTGGGGCTGTAAAGCCACCTGGCGGGAGGTTCCTCACCGATTGAACCGCTGGCAGCGGCGGGCGGCTCGAAACGGGCAACGATCTCCCAAACGCCGTCCTGACGCCGCCAGGAATCCCATTCCAGTGAGGCCGCGTCAATACCGAATGCGTTCACCCGGTGGGCGACCATTTCCCCAAGGGTGGCGGGAGCGTCTCCGAATGCCGAGCGGTAGCTGTCA belongs to Arthrobacter crystallopoietes and includes:
- a CDS encoding GNAT family N-acetyltransferase, with protein sequence MVEEAQTPDYPEYWEADVVLRDGGTAHLRPIVPEDAEALQAFHVGQSESSIYLRFFTYKSKLSSRELARFTNVDYSNRVAFVITIASEIIGIGRYDRLDDPAEAEVAFNIADTHQSRGLGSILLEHLAAAARENGIRKFSAEVLPENRKMITVFNDAGYEVRRRFDDGVVMLEFDIDPTERSRAVMESREHRAEARSVAALLAPSSIAVIGASREWGSVGYSLLEHIVEGGFQGTVYAINPQAFELGGLVSYATIAEVPEEVQLAIIAVPYEQVLKVVQECADAGVKGLIVATGGFADDRVEGLSRQRELVRNARANGMRVIGPASLGIINTDPKVSLNASMAPKLPKLGPLGLFSQSAAIGVMLYAAAARRGLGLSSTLSAGNRADVSGNDVMQYWEDDPATSAVGLYLESFGNPRKFSRIARRLSRSKPVIVAKSDLMGLQLPPGHHVRTTQAPQGALDAMLRQSGVIRVGTNEELMDIAQILVSQAQPQGPGLAVFSNSLALGKVVADAAATHELKVARLETDLDLNTGQSVALDLLRTKLMEALRSPDVHSAVVTLLPAVGLGTDDVARALQECSAEAGKPVIAAFTGILDPAVRVEGLLAADTAGQAGARQPAVPSYSSPGAAIAALSAVVRYTEWLAKDQGEVVEPTGLRRDEAAALIDGLIEGVSGARLVSTTTEQAGELLACYGISVLPAAGFTTTEEAVAAADSLGWPVALKATDERLRQRLDLGGVRLNIVNAESLRQNIEHMRQTLKPFGDIGLEIQAMAPSGQSCTVRAIEDPLLGPVVSFGLAGDAVNLLGDWSHRIPPLTSVDVADLVRGPRAATKLYGYQGLPAVDVASLEDLINRVALMKDDHPEIALLEFNPVLVSPQGLTVLSADLRLANHAQRTDSARRAMRD
- a CDS encoding DUF5998 family protein — its product is MSHSSTTERRSLDEDLNRAGFYPVMVADVVHDALDEREPLSHVVHLETHFDRNEVHRHITVLVLTEDMLVITHVDDQQLDDAGQQMVAQISTESVPVSQIRSVVLSYIYAQPQDYKPSDQARELTLAIAWSGGQRLDMGPAGCADPQCDADHGYTGNIVQEDIVLRVSAEADGAQAVQNAKSFARALRKVNTSTPVPVRTAETVQPRQRLGTRLARGHHQR
- a CDS encoding alkaline phosphatase family protein gives rise to the protein MPLHHEPLPPAPGFGRDTIADVFSSAAAALDVPGFENVLGLPGASRICVVMVDGLGKALLNQRGGHAPFLRKCLENSRTLRSAFPSTTASSLASLGTGLEPGLHGMVGYDVLDPAQDKVVNQLGGWDAEVDPRKWQPHATVFERAAEHVSVTTVSLPKFANSGMTQAALRGGTFIPATSGHARTQATVEALSGQDRALVYLYFNELDKAGHRYGSSSAEWGNALEEMDSDMRRLAGQLPPDTLLLLTADHGMLDVSREHRYDYSLQPELVEGVRHTGGEPRLVHLYLEPDAGARQRDKLTKAWRESFGKHAWILDRDEAVAHGLFGRVDASVLPRIGDLMIAAREPIALYDTRRVAERAMDVVGQHGSLTRAEREVPLLTLGSTVRSLGKKNTAKGK
- the sepH gene encoding septation protein SepH — translated: MQDLRLVGVHEDGEHLLLSGDGGESYRLAIDEALRSAAARPSVRVPAADSDSGGAAMSPREIQARIRAGASAEQVAAESGLDMARILRYEGPVRAERDYMVQQAQRVEVASALPSHDSYRSAFGDAPATLGEMVAHRVNAFGIDAASLEWDSWRRQDGVWEIVARFEPPAAASGSIGEEPPARWLYSPTSKTVQNSNRWAQQLSELEPLDGPVPARRLTAVADRVFDFEADTEADPETDSATGDEDTTDSDNLLEVLRSRRGQRLGVDEEADDALALLLTQGGIPAAHPREGILAGDDTDADGNGGRPSSPFTLSLASSGHGADSSLDLHQGVSMETREITVSGAPLPEDSEAGASDAASEHASADQDQSAEPAEPAEAGASADAAAAEEQQRKRSMKPKRSSVPSWDEIVFGTKHE